A genomic region of Chelmon rostratus isolate fCheRos1 chromosome 8, fCheRos1.pri, whole genome shotgun sequence contains the following coding sequences:
- the LOC121610264 gene encoding uncharacterized protein C1orf232, which yields MNPMWKVYKSKVLKTLNPEYEEDAAEEVTEVENDMMSPVQEDEGPNAVSQLARKMQGAGTKSWNRLSAIFNKDDEHQLLEETESPPVADHPLAVKPEEPPRPTRRSGFWDSFATNWAAKKQAEAAAAAAAANEAAAGQGEEGVTGAVGEESQDGQITEGEERSGDASFKWNFVTSKLADLKTKTN from the exons ATGAATCCAATGTGGAAGGTCTATAAGAGCAAAGTGCTGAAGACCCTTAACCCTGAGTATGAGGAGGACGCTGCTGAGGAG GTCACAGAGGTGGAGAATGACATGATGAGTCCAGTGCAGGAGGATGAGGGACCCAACGCTGTATCCCAGCTGGCCAGGAAA ATGCAGGGGGCCGGGACTAAGAGCTGGAACAGGCTATCAGCCATCTTCAACAAAGATGATGAACACCAGCTTCTCGAGGAGACCGAGAGCCCGCCAGTCGCCGACCA TCCACTTGCAGTAAAGCCGGAGGAGCCCCCTCGACCCACCAGGCGCTCGGGATTCTGGGATAGCTTTGCAACCAACTGGGCCGCCAAGAAGCAGGCGGAAGCCGCAGCCGCTGCCGCTGCAGCCAACGAGGCGGCGGCAGGGCAGGGTGAGGAGGGGGTGACGGGGGCCGTAGGAGAGGAGAGCCAGGATGGGCAGAtcactgagggagaggaga GGAGCGGGGACGCGTCCTTCAAGTGGAACTTTGTCACCAGCAAGCTGGCAGATCTGAAGACCAAGACCAACTAG
- the dhdds gene encoding dehydrodolichyl diphosphate synthase complex subunit DHDDS, which produces MSWIREGELNLLEKISANILKAGPMPKHVAFIMDGNRRFARKKSMERQEGHMQGFNKLAETLRWCKHLNIQEVTVYAFSIENFKRTKDEVDGLMELAKQKFEKLLEERDNLEKHGVCIRVLGDLTMLPLDLQQLIAKAVVTTRAHNKCFLNVCFAYTSRYEITNAVREMAWGVEQGLIKASDVSETLLSECLYSNNSPNPDLLIRTSGEVRLSDFLLWQTSHSCIVFQSVLWPEYSFWNLCEAILQYQLNYKSIQKARDLHREHQALQQLEADRACVAEHLQHHGNGKPTDARRRHEALLQYATCREERIQDFLGTLKHKRDSYFNDLHDNAVLA; this is translated from the exons GCTGGACCCATGCCTAAACATGTGGCCTTCATCATGGATGGTAACCGTCGCTTTGCACGTAAGAAAAGCATGGAGCGGCAGGAAGGGCATATGCAGGGCTTCAACAAGCTGGCCGAG ACATTACGATGGTGCAAGCATCTGAACATCCAGGAGGTTACAGTGTACGCCTTCAGCATCGAGAACTTCAAGCGCACTAAAGACGAGGTGGATGGGCTGATGGAGCTGGCCAAGCAGAAATTTGAGAAGCTGTTGGAGGAACG GGACAACCTGGAGAAACATGGCGTGTGTATCCGCGTGCTGGGCGACTTGACTATGCTGCCGCTCGACCTCCAGCAACTTATTGCCAAAGCTGTGGTCACAACCAGGGCGCACAATAA atgtttcctgaatgtgtgttttgccTACACGTCACGATATGAAATCACCAACGCGGTCAGAGAAATGGCTTGGGGAGTGGAGCAGGGCCTGATCAAAGCAag TGATGTTTCAGAGACGTTGCTCAGCGAGTGTTTGTACAGCAATAATTCTCCCAATCCTGATCTGCTCATCCGCACCTCTGGAGAGGTGCGCCTCAGCGACTTCCTTCTTTGGCAG ACTTCCCACTCCTGTATAGTGTTTCAGTCAGTCCTGTGGCCAGAGTACTCATTCTGGAACCTGTGTGAAGCCATCCTCCAATACCAATTAAATTACAAATCCATTCAG aAAGCCAGAGACCTCCATCGAGAGCATCAGGCCTTGCAGCAGCTAGAGGCGGATCGTGCCTGTGTAGCAGAGCACCTGCAGCATCATGGGAATGGAAAGCCTACAGACGCCCGGAGAAGACACGAGGCACTGCTGCAGTACGCCACCTGCCGGGAAGAACGGATTCAGGACTTCCTAGGAACACTGAAGCACAAGAGAGACTCTTACTTTAATGACTTACATGACAACGCTGTCTTGGCCTAA